Proteins encoded together in one Mycobacterium noviomagense window:
- a CDS encoding aconitate hydratase, with the protein MALNVTRKLIESHLVSGEMTPGEEIAIRIDQTLTQDATGTLVMQELEALGLDRARTEVSVQYVDHNLLQTDEKNAEDHEYLRTACQRFGLWYSKPGNGVSHPTHMQRFGIPGKTMVGSDSHTPAAGSLGMLAIGVGGLEVALAISGRPLHLRMPEVWGVRLEGELPEWCSAKDVILEMLRRYDVKGGVNRIIEYHGPGLASLTAMDRHVIANMGAELGATTTVFPSDEAVRDFLRAEEREDDWVELVADDGAGYDVEETIDLSKVEPLIAKPSSPGNVVPVREVAGEDVAQVVIGSSANPGLRDFAIAAAMVAGRQTAPQVSFDINPTSRQILADLTKMGAITDLVVAGARIHQAGCMGCIGMGQAPAVGRNSLRTMPRNFPGRSGTKEDSVWLCSPETAAASALTGGITDPRDWAREANMDYPKIELPEKSSINTAMLVPPLPEEEARKVEPVKGPNVSSLPELSPLPDEIEAPVLLKVGDNISTDEISPAGARALPYRSNIPKLAMFSFTQIDDSYPRRAQEEVETGHFIVGGENYGQGSSREHAAIAPRYLGLRVVIAKSFARIHWQNLANYGVLALEFDNEDDYDAIEQGDKLRIAHLRDTLPSKDTLQVDNVTKEMSFTVRHRLSPRQVKDVLAGGLIPRLAEEEGQ; encoded by the coding sequence ATGGCGCTCAATGTCACCCGCAAGCTGATCGAGTCGCACCTGGTTTCCGGTGAGATGACGCCGGGCGAGGAGATCGCGATACGCATCGACCAGACGCTGACCCAGGATGCGACCGGCACGTTGGTGATGCAGGAACTCGAAGCGCTCGGGCTGGATCGGGCCCGCACCGAGGTGAGCGTGCAGTACGTCGATCACAACCTGCTGCAAACCGACGAGAAGAACGCCGAAGATCACGAATATCTGCGCACTGCCTGCCAGCGCTTCGGCCTCTGGTATTCCAAGCCGGGCAACGGGGTGTCGCACCCGACGCACATGCAGCGTTTCGGGATTCCCGGCAAGACCATGGTGGGCTCTGACTCCCACACGCCGGCGGCCGGTTCGTTGGGCATGTTGGCCATCGGGGTGGGCGGTCTGGAAGTGGCGCTGGCGATTTCCGGGCGTCCGCTGCACCTGCGGATGCCCGAGGTCTGGGGTGTGCGCCTGGAAGGCGAGCTGCCCGAGTGGTGTTCGGCCAAAGACGTCATTCTGGAGATGCTGCGCCGTTACGACGTCAAAGGCGGGGTGAACCGGATCATCGAGTATCACGGCCCCGGCCTGGCCAGCCTGACTGCGATGGACCGGCACGTCATCGCCAATATGGGAGCCGAACTAGGCGCCACCACAACGGTTTTCCCCAGCGACGAGGCGGTACGCGACTTCCTGCGGGCAGAAGAGCGCGAGGACGACTGGGTCGAACTGGTCGCCGACGACGGCGCGGGCTACGACGTCGAGGAGACGATCGACCTGTCGAAGGTCGAACCGCTGATCGCCAAGCCGTCGTCGCCGGGCAACGTGGTGCCGGTCCGCGAGGTCGCCGGCGAGGACGTGGCGCAGGTGGTCATCGGGTCGAGTGCCAATCCCGGACTGCGCGATTTCGCGATCGCCGCCGCGATGGTGGCTGGGCGACAGACGGCACCGCAGGTCAGCTTCGACATCAACCCGACGTCGCGGCAGATACTGGCCGACCTGACGAAGATGGGCGCAATAACCGATCTGGTGGTCGCCGGTGCGCGCATCCACCAAGCGGGATGCATGGGCTGTATCGGCATGGGTCAGGCTCCGGCTGTGGGCCGAAACTCGTTGCGCACCATGCCGCGTAACTTTCCCGGCCGATCGGGCACCAAAGAGGACTCCGTCTGGTTGTGTTCGCCGGAGACCGCAGCGGCGTCGGCGCTGACGGGAGGGATCACCGATCCGCGCGATTGGGCGCGCGAGGCGAACATGGACTATCCGAAAATCGAGCTGCCCGAGAAGAGCTCGATCAACACCGCGATGTTGGTGCCGCCGTTGCCGGAGGAGGAGGCACGCAAGGTCGAACCGGTGAAGGGGCCCAACGTTTCCAGCCTTCCGGAGCTGTCACCGCTGCCCGACGAGATCGAGGCGCCGGTGCTGCTGAAGGTTGGTGACAACATCTCCACCGACGAGATCTCCCCGGCCGGTGCGCGGGCGCTACCGTATCGCTCCAACATTCCCAAGCTGGCGATGTTCAGTTTCACCCAGATCGACGACTCGTATCCGCGACGCGCACAAGAAGAAGTGGAAACTGGCCACTTCATCGTCGGTGGTGAGAACTACGGTCAGGGATCGTCGCGCGAGCATGCCGCGATCGCACCGCGCTACCTCGGACTGCGTGTGGTCATCGCGAAGTCGTTCGCCCGTATCCACTGGCAGAACCTGGCCAACTACGGCGTGCTGGCGCTCGAGTTCGACAACGAGGATGACTACGACGCGATCGAGCAGGGCGATAAGCTGCGCATCGCCCATCTTCGCGACACGTTGCCCAGCAAGGACACGCTGCAGGTCGACAACGTCACCAAGGAGATGTCTTTCACTGTCCGCCACCGCCTTTCGCCGCGCCAGGTGAAGGATGTGCTAGCGGGCGGGCTGATTCCGCGGTTGGCCGAAGAAGAAGGGCAATAA
- a CDS encoding nuclear transport factor 2-like protein yields the protein MAAHILGGPGVCRGHDEWRPFLTEVVARTPDERQYYRTGFFTDGHRATWEYPRQTPNGEQMDFVEVMEIDGGLIQAHRVYWGWRGVEILSNDQYHRD from the coding sequence GTGGCGGCACACATTCTCGGCGGCCCGGGAGTGTGTCGCGGCCATGATGAATGGCGGCCCTTCCTAACCGAGGTTGTCGCGCGCACACCAGATGAACGCCAGTACTACAGGACCGGCTTCTTCACCGACGGGCATCGCGCCACCTGGGAATACCCGCGGCAGACACCGAACGGCGAGCAGATGGACTTCGTCGAGGTCATGGAAATCGACGGCGGGCTCATCCAGGCCCATCGGGTGTATTGGGGCTGGCGTGGCGTCGAAATCCTGAGCAACGACCAATACCACCGCGACTAA
- a CDS encoding class I SAM-dependent methyltransferase, with translation MSIDVPTGEYVSAAAHRATWATGDYARIAEEVMAPIGPVLVAATGIGPGDRVLDVAAGSGNVSIPAAKAGARVVASDLTPELLQRARMRAGQQRLALECREANAEALPFGDGEFDAVLSAIGVMFAPRHQRAADELVRVCRSGGTLGVVSWTPEGFFGQMLAAIAPYRPTLRPGDPPAALWGREDYVAGLFGDRVADISARRGMLMVDRFESADAVHEYFKHHYGPTIEAYRNIADNPVVVASLDAQLVELAERHLTNGTMQWEYLLVTAPKR, from the coding sequence ATGAGCATTGACGTTCCGACCGGCGAGTACGTCTCGGCCGCCGCCCATCGGGCGACGTGGGCAACGGGCGACTACGCGCGCATAGCGGAGGAGGTGATGGCTCCGATCGGGCCGGTACTTGTTGCCGCCACCGGTATCGGCCCCGGTGATCGGGTGCTCGACGTTGCGGCCGGATCCGGCAATGTCTCCATCCCTGCTGCCAAGGCCGGTGCCAGGGTGGTTGCCAGCGACCTCACACCGGAGCTTCTTCAGCGCGCTCGGATGCGTGCCGGCCAACAGCGACTCGCTCTGGAATGCCGAGAAGCCAACGCCGAAGCGCTGCCGTTCGGTGACGGCGAGTTCGACGCGGTGCTCTCCGCGATCGGGGTGATGTTCGCGCCCCGCCATCAGCGCGCGGCCGACGAGCTGGTGCGGGTGTGTCGCTCCGGCGGAACTCTGGGTGTGGTCAGTTGGACACCCGAGGGCTTCTTCGGCCAGATGCTCGCTGCGATCGCTCCGTACCGGCCGACGCTGCGACCCGGTGACCCGCCTGCGGCGTTGTGGGGACGTGAGGATTATGTGGCCGGACTATTCGGTGACCGAGTTGCGGATATCAGTGCGCGGCGGGGCATGTTGATGGTCGACCGCTTCGAGAGCGCCGACGCGGTGCACGAGTACTTCAAGCACCACTACGGCCCGACCATCGAGGCCTACCGCAATATCGCCGACAATCCCGTCGTGGTCGCCAGCCTTGACGCTCAACTGGTCGAACTGGCGGAGCGTCACCTGACCAACGGCACGATGCAATGGGAGTACCTGCTCGTCACCGCCCCCAAGCGGTGA
- the fmt gene encoding methionyl-tRNA formyltransferase has product MRLVFAGTPESALPALQRLIDSPRHDVIAVLTRPDAASGRRGRPEPSPVARAALDHGIPVLRPPRPNSAEFVAELAELAPECCPVVAYGALLGDELLAIPTHGWVNLHFSLLPAWRGAAPVQAAIAAGDTITGATTFQIEPSLDSGPVYGVVTEEIRPTDTAGDLLGRLAISGAALLETTLDGIADGTLTPVPQPADGVSFAPKITVEQARVCWDLPAQAVERRIRAVTPKPGAWTLIGEQRVKIGPVSVDGEAPKPLEPGHIHVGRHDVWIGTASEPVRLGQIQPPGKKLMNAVDWARGARLEADTRAV; this is encoded by the coding sequence GTGCGTCTCGTCTTCGCCGGCACCCCCGAATCCGCCTTGCCCGCATTGCAGCGGCTCATCGACTCGCCCCGGCACGACGTGATCGCGGTGCTCACCCGTCCGGACGCGGCGTCCGGGCGGCGCGGCCGCCCCGAGCCGTCGCCGGTGGCGCGGGCGGCTCTCGACCACGGCATCCCGGTGCTGCGGCCACCGCGGCCCAACTCCGCTGAGTTCGTCGCCGAACTCGCTGAGCTGGCACCGGAGTGCTGCCCGGTGGTGGCCTACGGCGCTCTACTCGGCGACGAGCTGCTCGCGATACCCACTCACGGCTGGGTCAACTTGCACTTCTCGCTGCTTCCCGCCTGGCGCGGGGCCGCGCCCGTGCAGGCGGCCATCGCCGCCGGCGACACGATCACCGGCGCTACAACCTTTCAGATCGAGCCGAGTCTGGATTCCGGGCCGGTCTACGGCGTCGTCACCGAGGAGATTCGGCCGACGGACACCGCGGGCGATCTGCTTGGGCGACTGGCTATTTCGGGTGCCGCGCTGCTCGAGACCACGCTTGACGGCATCGCCGACGGGACGCTGACCCCGGTTCCGCAGCCCGCCGACGGGGTGAGCTTCGCCCCGAAGATCACCGTGGAGCAAGCGCGGGTGTGCTGGGACCTGCCCGCCCAAGCTGTCGAGCGGCGGATCCGCGCCGTCACGCCCAAGCCCGGCGCGTGGACACTCATCGGTGAACAGCGGGTCAAAATCGGGCCGGTAAGCGTCGACGGCGAGGCACCAAAACCGTTGGAGCCCGGGCATATTCACGTCGGTCGCCATGACGTCTGGATCGGCACCGCGTCAGAGCCGGTCCGTCTCGGCCAAATCCAGCCGCCCGGAAAGAAGCTCATGAACGCCGTCGACTGGGCCCGCGGCGCTCGCCTCGAAGCCGACACGCGAGCGGTATGA